A window from Oreochromis aureus strain Israel breed Guangdong linkage group 16, ZZ_aureus, whole genome shotgun sequence encodes these proteins:
- the LOC116322958 gene encoding bromodomain adjacent to zinc finger domain protein 2B isoform X3: MESGRPLASSPAPFSLHMASSSASSSPAPPQKLHTKSRATPSPKVSSPITISGHSLRIMEDECLNMSVSPNGLNLANSPVALNASSSSCSEFGGLGCLGLSALAAPSQLGTFPDWWRTSETQARGAAAFFPPLLGLHPFVLSTFKSHDPVDLQSRPSVSLGVNGTVNGRSASSPAGNAPAMNTSSLLAKGKKETPQANSHEPGQLHQKAVEKANQKKPNKRPLETSSMSGSQSESQSESSSDVEESSSDPDDMEEEDDDDQSSDSEESDYEKQSPVKRKVKRLTHNTPESKKKRPCTVDGSSTQDGHCNSVRLTSFYHPQSYSSPAGLLQSAALFLQRPRTSEEEGQQHTSVIQATGLAVSNSPLPQSQREACPLPFRSSPSPISFSNSSKHLAALTSAKRFHPSSSPKHASVSSSPKPLALCSTKKSLSQCSPLKRLCSPKPPFPSSLPKPQTLLASKGESHMPKFLMPSNKHKHPINNTKDSSGNFPDKSVLHLHTSKLKQPLNSTDSVKQVFSQRPKSQSCSNMFLNLYPNGAINGAVQDAPLALITKPRIQSSAPNGKPLLAATSPPCSMPINLSTGTKEMLDSSASPLKTSASSEPRSRKTTKTVHSGKSLTRTNTSCLPVDLVRGSEPDIHSSKNSDDSLGDDYDDDEDEDSGSSFSESESILGSDSDAFEDDVKESVETEADSDAERSPLKLAQTSSSTQKSSSSLSAASSLLNIQITKPPSLHSSFLSPTTSTGAMGKQSAPSPPFTFASQPGSGRRRRVTDERVLRLPLEFGWQRETRIRTVAGRLQGEVAYFAPCGKKLRQYPDVVKYLIRNGITEISRDNFSFSTKIKVGDFYEAREGPEGLQWFLLAEEEIAPSIIAMDGRRSRRTKSEHQPTGDSTGAIQWKPYPLNGGENNFQDVSDAKLLRKLEAQEIARQAAQIKMMRKLEKQAIAQAAKEAKKQQAIMAAEERRKKREQLKILKQQEKIKRIQQIRMEKELRAQQILEEKRKKREAAASARILEAEKRNKEREMRRLQAVILKHQELERHRLDMERERRRQHMILMKAVEARKKAEEKERLKKEKKDEKQLNKERKLELRRLELEKAKELKKPNEDMCLADHKPLPELSRIPGLVLAGSTFSNCLMVLQFLHSFGKVLGLDLNSDPLTIGDLQEGLLNIGENMEKVQDLLVTMLSAAVCDPGVPAGHKSKTILGDHLTNVEINRDNVSEILQIYMEGHSEQKEVAMLAFSLRTKPFQAHSPSQKASVLAFLVNELCCSKAVISEIDKNIDYMTNLRKDKWVVEGKLRKLRSIHTKKTGKKDNSWAGESNHAFVLPSVQNKSKRKEGDSEEEEDEDDDSEDQRDDEEEEEEEAGGKRGKKTDICEEEDDSVRSASIEELEKQIEKTYKQQSQIRQKLFDSSHLLRSVMIGQDRYKRRYWVLPQCGGIFVEGTESSEGCEVEEEERRRQWATEVIRVKEEQLEETKPVVSSCTQSTDSDTTIPESQQDKDNLFLQKPGSLSKLSKLLEVGKMGQDSDINTQNSHSVKVPTTASYPSYPASQIVPTQQGLMDKLDTAVPFLLSATRLKSIHWVTQSPQSSLHYEQLSKTLTEKSSQWFSLFPRSPCDESSVTSGSSPPVSSSSPQPIRTKSPSFLSTNPSATDGYNSTPGISNTELPIFQQVKSGIHEGRLTQHDMSSSVASPSLPFSGTPLPPMVDLASQHAEGHGNEASFLENNSINKSETSESPSDKSTCASYAAIEGAKTQDYPYPRPIPEEMLRGWWRVSDMENLHSLVKTLHCRGIREKALQKQIQKHMEHMTKLCENSKDAIDVTGMEKQDVRKEAVESWCVEEKAMEVDIRLLRQVEALERKVISASLQVKGWMHPEPQSDSKDLVYHEHKPFSSLAQENKRERDASQEDVPGSVVRRPNNPLDIAVTRLAELERNIERSSEEEVAPGMRLWRKSLGQVRSSAQLSLCVQQLQKSIAWERAIMKVHCQFCQKGDNEELLLLCDGCDRGCHTYCHKPKINTVPDGDWFCPACESKESGQYPHSRKQQSRTAGGGKKSGEGKRSIKPSVEGELISEEDARSNSVPKKGTKEVKKRKGDDSPLGSQAKFDSPIYCAKKAKTHKDELGICRVLLAELEAHQDAWPFLTPVNHRAVPGYRKVIKKPMDFSTIKEKLTSNQYLNLETFIIDVNLVFDNCERFNEDDSEIGRAGHRMRRFFDKRWTELLQ, from the exons TCTTTAGGTGTTAATGGAACAGTGAATGGCAGGAGTGCTTCCTCTCCTGCTGGGAACGCTCCTGCTATGAACACTAGTTCATTACTAGCAAAGGGAAAGAAGGAGACACCTCAAGCCAACAGTCATGAGCCGGGCCAGCTACATCAGAAAGCCGTTGAGAAAGCAAACCAAAAG AAACCCAACAAAAGACCACTAGAGACATCGAGCATGagtggcagccaatcagagtctCAGTCAGAAAGCTCCAGCGATGTTGAGGAAAGCAGCAGCGACCCTGACGATATggaagaggaagatgatgatgatcagaGCAGCGACAGTGAAGAATCCGATTATGAAAAACAGAGTCCAGTTAAGCGGAAAGTCAAA CGGCTGACACACAACACTCCCGAGAGTAAAAAGAAGAGACCTTGCACTGTTGATGGCAGCTCAACTCAAGACGGACATTGTaacagtgttcgtttgacttccTTTTATCACCCCCAGTCTTATTCCAGtcctgctggcctgcttcaGTCTGCAGCACTGTTTCTCCAGAGGCCCAGGACTTCAGAAGAGGAAGGCCAGCAGCACACCAGTGTCATACAGGCCACAGGACTGGCAGTTAGCAACAGTCCCTTACCACAATCCCAGAGAGAGGCTTGTCCTCTGCCTTTTAGATCTTCTCCCAGCCCCATCTCCTTCTCCAACTCCTCAAAGCATTTGGCCGCTTTAACATCAGCAAAGCGCTTCCATCCTTCATCCTCACCAAAGCATGCTTCTGTCTCCTCTTCTCCTAAACCTCTTGCCCTCTGCTCCACTAAAAAGTCCCTCTCTCAGTGTTCCCCACTGAAACGTCTTTGTTCGCCCAAACCTCCTTTCCCATCATCTTTACCCAAACCACAAACACTGCTGGCCTCAAAAGGAGAGTCCCATATGCCCAAATTTTTGATGCCCtctaacaaacacaaacatcccATCAATAACACGAAGGACAGCAGTGGAAACTTCCCAGATAAAAGCGTGTTACACTTACACACTTCTAAACTGAAACAG ccCCTCAATTCCACGGATTCTGTGAAGCAAGTTTTCTCTCAGCGACCAAAGAGCCAAAGCtg TAGCAACATGTTCCTGAACCTTTATCCTAACGGAGCGATCAACGGTGCAGTTCAGGATGCCCCTCTGGCCCTCATCACTAAGCCCCGCATCCAGAGCAGCGCCCCCAACGGCAAGCCACTCTTAGCAGCCACCAGTCCTCCCTGCTCCATGCCTATCAACTTGAGCACTGGCACCAAGGAAATGCTGGACAGCTCCGCCTCCCCACTTAAGACTTCTGCTTCATCGGAACCCAGATCAAGGAAAACTACCAAGACTGTGCATTCGGGAAAGAGCCTCACCAGAACCAACACATCCTGTCTGCCTGTAGATTTGGTCAGAGGCAGTGAGCCTGATATCCACAGCAGCAAAAACTCGGACGACTCTTTAGGGGACGATTAcgatgatgatgaggatgaagatTCTGGGAGCAGTTTTTCAG AGTCAGAAAGCATCCTGGGGAGCGACTCTGATGCCTTTGAGGATGATGTCAAGGAGTCCGTTGAGACAGAAGCAGATAGCGATGCAGAAAGAAGTCCTCTGAAACTAGCTCAAACCTCATCGTCTACTCAAAAGTCCTCCTCAAGCCTCTCAGCCGCCTCCTCCCTGCTCAATATCCAGATTACCAAACCTCCAAGTCTACATAGTAGTTTTCTCAGCCCCACCACCAGCACCGGAGCAATGGGCAAACAAAGCGCACCATCACCACCCTTCACATTTGCTTCGCAGCCAG GAtcggggaggaggaggagggttaCGGATGAGAGAGTTCTGCGATTGCCTCTTGAGTTTGG GTGGCAGAGAGAGACACGCATCAGGACCGTAGCGGGGCGTCTACAAGGCGAGGTGGCTTACTTTGCACCGTGTGGGAAAAAGCTCCGTCAGTATCCTGATGTAGTGAAG TACTTAATCAGGAATGGAATAACTGAAATCTCACGAGACAACTTCAGCTTTAGTACAAAAATTAAAGTTGGTGACTTCTATGAAGCCAGAGAAGGGCCTGAG GGTTTACAGTGGTTCCTACTGGCTGAGGAGGAGATTGCTCCCAGTATCATAGCGATGGATGGGAGGCGCAGCCGGCGCACAAAGTCTGAGCACCAGCCGACAGGTGATAGCACTGGGGCTATACAGTGGAAACCTTATCCTCTAAATGGTGGTGAAAATAACTTCCAAGATGTCTCTGATGCCAAGTTACTTCGTAAGCTGGAAGCTCAAG AAATAGCACGACAGGCAGCTCAGATCAAAATGATGAGAAAACTAGAGAAACAGGCTATAGCGCAAGCCGCAAAGGAGGCAAAGAAACAACAAG CAATAATGGCTgctgaggagaggaggaaaaagaggGAACAGCTGAAGATTCTTAAACAGCAA gagaagaTCAAGCGCATTCAGCAAATTCGTATGGAGAAAGAACTCCGTGCACAGCAAATTCTTGAG gaaaaaagaaagaaaagggaagCGGCGGCGAGTGCCAGGATACTGGAAGCTGAGAAACGTAACAAG GAGAGGGAGATGCGAAGACTACAAGCCGTCATACTGAAGCACCAG GAGTTGGAGAGACATAGACTAGATATG GAGAGGGAAAGACGCAGGCAGCACATGATACTCATGAAGGCTGTCGAGGCCCGCAAGAAGGCGGAG GAGAAGGAAcgtctgaaaaaagaaaagaaagatgagAAACAGTTGAACAAGGAGAGGAAACTGGAGCTCAGAAGACTAGAACTGGAAAAAGCAAAGGAGCTGAAGAAGCCAAATGAGGACATGTGTTTAGCGGATCATAAG CCTCTTCCAGAGTTGTCCCGTATCCCTGGTCTGGTATTAGCAGGAAGCACCTTCTCTAACTGCCTGATGGTTTTGCAGTTTCTGCACAGCTTTGGAAAGGTGCTGGGACTGGATTTAAATTCAGACCCGCTCACTATAGGTGACCTTCAAGAAGGGTTACTGAACATTGGGGAAAATATGGAAAAGGTGCAGGACCTGCTGGTGACCATGCtctctgcagctgtgtgtgATCCTGGGGTACCTGCAGGTCACAAG agcaAAACCATCTTGGGGGACCACTTGACTAATGTGGAGATCAACCGGGACAATGTGTCTGAGATTCTGCAGATCTACATGGAGGGTCACTCTGAACAGAAAGAGGTGGCCATGCTGGCTTTTAGCCTCAGGACTAAGCCTTTCCAAGCCCACAGTCCGTCACAGAAGGCCTCTGTTTTAGCATTCCTGGTAAACGAGCTTTGCTGCAGTAAGGCTGTGATCAG cgAGATCGACAAAAACATAGATTATATGACCAACCTGAGGAAGGATAAGTGGGTAGTTGAGGGAAAGCTTCGGAA aCTGAGGAGTATCCACACCAAGAAGACGGGGAAGAAAGACAACAGTTGGGCAGGAGAGAGCAACCATGCCTTTGTGCTCCCCAGTGTTCAAAACAAATCTAAGAGGAAAGAAGGGGAcagtgaagaagaggaagatgaggacGATGACAGTGAAGACCAAAGAgatgacgaggaggaggaggaagaagaagcaggtggaaaaagaggaaagaaaacagacatATGTGAAGAGGAG GATGACAGTGTACGCTCTGCCAGCATCGAGGAACTTGAGAAACAGATTGAGAAAACATACAAG CAACAGAGTCAAATTAGACAGAAGCTGTTTGACTCCTCCCACTTACTGCGCTCTGTGATGATTGGTCAGGACAGATACAAGCGGCGCTACTGGGTCCTTCCACAGTGCGGTGGCATTTTTGTTGAAGGCACTGAGAGCAGTGAAG GCTGtgaagtggaggaggaggagagaagaagaCAGTGGGCTACTGAGGTGATAAGAGTAAAAGAGGAGCAGTTGGAAGAGACAAAGCCGGTGGTCTCCAGCTGCACGCAGAGCACAGACAGTGATACAACCATCCCAGAGAGCCAGCAGGACAAAGACAATCTCTTCCTCCAAAAACCTGGCTCTTTATCTAAGCTTAGCAAACTTCTAGAAGTAGGCAAAATGGGTCAAGATTCAGACATCAATACACAGAACAGTCATTCTGTTAAAGTTCCCACCACTGCTTCTTATCCTTCGTATCCTGCCTCACAGATAGTCCCTACTCAGCAGGGTCTGATGGATAAATTGGACACTGCGGTGCCATTTCTGCTCAGTGCTACTCGGCTGAAAAGCATTCACTGGGTTACCCAAAGTCCTCAGTCCAGCCTTCATTATGAGCAGCTGTCCAAGACACTGACtgaaaaaagcagccagtgGTTTAGCCTCTTTCCTCGCTCTCCCTGCGACGAGTCCTCAGTGACCTCTGGTTCCAGTCCACCagtttcctcctcttctccacAACCCATCAGAACCAAAtccccctctttcctctccacTAATCCCTCAGCTACAGATGGCTACAACAGTACTCCCGGGATCAGTAACACAGAATTGCCTATCTTTCAG CAAGTAAAGTCTGGCATTCATGAAGGCAGACTGACACAGCATGACATGTCTAGCTCAGTGGCAAGTCCCAGCCTGCCCTTCTCTGGCACACCTCTACCCCCTATGGTGGATCTAGCTTCGCAGCATGCTGAGGGTCATGGAAACGAGGCCTCTTTTCTGGAAAATAACTCTATCAACAAGAGCGAGACCTCAGAGTCCCCAAGTGACAAGTCCACTTGTGCCTCATATGCTGCCATAGAGGGGGCCAAAACCCAAGACTACCCTTATCCTCGGCCCATCCCAGAGG aaaTGCTGCGTGGCTGGTGGAGGGTGTCTGACATGGAGAACCTGCACAGTCTGGTCAAGACCCTCCATTGCCGGGGCATCAGAGAGAAGGCCTTGCAGAAACAGATCCAAAAACATATGGAGCATATGACCAAGCTCTGTGAGAACAGCAAAGATG CTATTGATGTGACAGGGATGGAAAAGCAGGACGTAAGAAAGGAGGCAGTGGAGAGCTGGTGTGTTGAGGAGAAGGCCATGGAGGTGGACATTCGCCTGCTGCGACAGGTTGAAGCTCTGGAGAGGAAAGTCATCTCAGCCAGCCTGCAGGTCAAG GGTTGGATGCACCCTGAGCCCCAGTCTGACAGTAAGGATCTGGTCTATCATGAGCACAAGCCCTTCTCTTCCCTGGCTCaggaaaacaaaagagagagagacgccAGTCAAGAAGATGTTCCTGGGTCCGTGGTGCGGCGGCCCAACAATCCCCTTGACATAGCGGTCACCAGGCTGGCAGAACTTGAGAGGAACATTGAGCGAAG CAGTGAGGAGGAGGTGGCTCCTGGGATGAGACTGTGGCGCAAATCCCTTGGTCAAGTCCGCAGCTCAGCTCAGCTGTCACTCTGCGTTCAGCAGCTGCAGAAATCCATCGCCTGGGAACGAGCCATCATGAAAGTG CACTGCCAGTTCTGTCAAAAAGGAGATAATGAGGAGCTGCTCTTACTCTGTGATGGCTGTGATAGAGGCTGCCACACTTACTGCCATAAACCCAAGATCAATACAGTGCCTGATGGGGACTGGTTTTGTCCAGCTTGTGAGTCAAAG GAAAGCGGTCAATACCCTCATAGTAGGAAGCAGCAGAGCCGAACAGCTGGAGGAGGGAAGAAAAGCGGCGAGGGAAAACGAAGCATTAAGCCATCTGTGGAAGGAGAGCTCATCAGTGAGGAGGATGCCAGAAGCAACAGCGTGCCAAAGAAAGGTACCAAGGAGGTCAAAAAGAGGAAAGGAGACGACAGCCCACTCGGCTCCCAGGCAAAGTTTGACAGCCCCATCTACTGTGCAAAAAAAGCCAAAACGCACAAAGATGAGCTGGGAATATGCCG agtgctgctggctgagctgGAGGCCCATCAGGATGCCTGGCCTTTTCTCACCCCAGTCAACCACAGAGCTGTTCCTGGATACAGAAAAGTCATCAAGAAACCGATGGACTTCTCCACCATCAAGGAGAAGCTAACCAGTAACCA GTATTTAAACTTGGAGACATTCATCATTGACGTGAACCTGGTTTTCGATAACTGTGAAAGATTTAACGAAGATGACTCTGAAATCGGACGAGCCGGCCACAGGATGAGGAGATTCTTCGACAAGCGATGGACCGAACTCTTGCAGTGA